One window of Medicago truncatula cultivar Jemalong A17 chromosome 2, MtrunA17r5.0-ANR, whole genome shotgun sequence genomic DNA carries:
- the LOC11446729 gene encoding major facilitator superfamily domain-containing protein 12 — translation MMGTVIEEDDTFTKALGRGPIFYYGMGHMLNDITSACWFTYLLLFLTDIGFSPRNAAIVMLSGQVADAFATVFVGELIDRFGHFKIWHGAGSLLVAISFSSVFGGCLPCTIFTSDSITFETVSYSVFAAIFNVGWAATQVSHMSMVSCITLNSTSRVALASCRNAFTMVANLSLYAIALIVFSVVNGKTYANVENQYRWIAYVSIFIGCCFVGIFLLATKEPRLQMDVHGKARGRISWAYWFKRVLYYQVALIYVLTRLIVNISQAYLAFYVINDLQMAQSAKALVPAIIYISSFIVSIALQEIAWTGKLLKAYFSAGSILWIFCGAVIMLLTDHMSYAMYIVSVFIGIANALMMVTGISMQNFLIGENLNGCAFVVGSLSFLDKMSCGIALYILQSYQNISPQLQAINQFPPSITRLGLGLVPAVCALLGVVVACTMDFHHPSNSLTAPLLV, via the exons ATGATGGGTACtgtcattgaagaagatgaCACATTCACCAAAGCCCTTGGAAGAGGACCTATCTTTTATTACGGCATGGGACACATGCTCAATGACATAACTTCTGCTTGTTGGTTCACCTATCTATTATTGTTCTTGACAGATATCGGTTTCTCACCAAG GAATGCAGCTATTGTGATGCTTTCAGGTCAAGTAGCTGATGCATTTGCCACAGTATTTGTTGGTGAACTg ATAGACAGATTTGGACATTTCAAGATATGGCATGGGGCCGGATCTTTATTGGTGgctatttcattttcttctgtttttggTGGTTGTTTACCATGCACAATTTTTACTTCAGATTCAATTACTTTTGAAACCGTGAGTTACAGCGTGTTTGCAGCAATTTTCAACGTGGGATGGGCTGCTACTCAGGTCTCGCACAT GTCCATGGTGAGCTGCATCACGCTGAACTCAACAAGCAGAGTTGCATTAGCTAGCTGTCGCAATGCTTTTACCATG gttGCAAACCTGAGTTTATATGCAATTGCTTTGATAGTATTCAGTGTCGTCAATGGAAAAACATATGCTAATGTTGAGAATCAG TACCGCTGGATTGCATACGTTTCAATTTTTATAGGATGTTGCTTTGTCGGCATATTTCTTCTTGCAACTAAAGAGCCCAG atTGCAGATGGACGTACACGGAAAGGCTCGTGGGAGGATTTCATGGGCTTACTGGTTCAAGAGAGTTTTATATTACCAGGTTGCTCTTATTTATGTCCTGACAAGATTAATTGTCAACATTTCACAG GCGTACCTTGCTTTCTATGTGATTAATGACCTACAAATGGCTCAATCAGCCAAAGCTTTG GTTCCTGCTATCATATACATCAGCAGTTTCATTGTATCGATTGCATTACAG GAGATAGCATGGACCGGAAAACTTCTCAAGGCTTACTTCTCTGCTGGATCCATTCTTTGGATTTTTTGTGGTGCAGTTATCATGCTTTTAACTGACCACATGAGTTATGCCATGTACATAGTTTCAGTATTTATTGGGATAGCAAATGCTCTCATGATG GTAACTGGAATTAGCATGCAAAATTTTCTCATTGGAGAGAATCTTAATGGATGTGCTTTTGTTGTTGGATCATTGAGCTTTCTGGACAAAATGTCATGCGGGATTGCTTTATATATTCTTCAGTCGTATCAAA ATATCTCCCCACAGCTCCAAGCTATTAATCAGTTCCCCCCATCAATTACAAGATTGGGCTTGGGTCTTGTTCCTGCAGTTTGTGCATTACTTGGAGTGGTAGTAGCTTGCACAATGGATTTCCATCATCCTTCCAACTCTTTGACAGCACCACTATTGGTATAG
- the LOC11443738 gene encoding uncharacterized protein, producing MEFQSSAKRHYDITMSRRTRKQQSLANEKPISKVETPKDVSLETTIPEVKEGNENNIDHKSLKQLIVGEEKESTKKCSSSDEGESKGRNSLGEHFTEEEKQLQLVRMQQKDNLQGLKFKKLVRRYAKVLGHMMKSKRDPHLGDAGKKPVFKLSA from the coding sequence ATGGAGTTTCAATCCTCGGCGAAACGCCACTATGACATAACCATGTCAAGAAGAACAAGGAAACAACAATCATTAGCTAATGAAAAACCAATCTCAAAGGTTGAAACACCTAAGGATGTTTCACTTGAAACTACCATTCCTGAGGTGAAAGAAGGTAATGAGAATAATATTGATCACAAAAGCTTGAAACAATTGATTGTAGGAGAAGAGAAAGAGTCAACAAAGAAGTGTAGTAGTAGTGATGAAGGTGAAAGCAAAGGAAGAAACTCTCTCGGAGAACATTTTACGGAGGAAGAGAAACAACTTCAACTTGTTAGGATGCAACAAAAGGACAATCTTCAAGGTTTGAAGTTTAAGAAGTTGGTTCGTCGTTATGCTAAAGTTTTGGGGCATATGATGAAGTCTAAGCGTGATCCTCATTTAGGTGATGCTGGGAAAAAACCTGTTTTCAAGTTATCAGCTTAG